Proteins from a genomic interval of Pseudomonadota bacterium:
- a CDS encoding MBL fold metallo-hydrolase: MIALPRWLDPIRLPMPAMLGAVNAYLVRGPDGAALVDTGMDDAASRAALVAALSERGLAIGDLGQVVCTHYHPDHCGLGATLVDAGAEVMMTARDAASLAVFFDDPASDSRRSTFFGRHRIPADFETRVAAMFPFFRSLQEPFRPTRTLTDGEVVRLAGIPFEIIHTPGHTRGHVCLLEPESGILLTGDHVTPGEATHVSMREEAVGTDPLGAFLDSLERVRALGPRLGLSGHGAPIPDASLRADEILRHHAARIARVAAALKPAPAEAYDLCLEVFGDRRKVFARWLAMSQTLAYLEHLVHRGRAQEVALEGGLAYRCV, encoded by the coding sequence ATGATCGCCCTGCCCCGCTGGTTGGACCCCATCCGGCTGCCCATGCCGGCCATGCTCGGCGCGGTGAACGCCTACCTCGTGCGCGGGCCGGACGGCGCGGCGCTCGTCGATACCGGGATGGACGACGCCGCCTCGAGGGCCGCCCTCGTCGCGGCGCTGTCGGAACGCGGGCTCGCGATAGGCGATCTCGGCCAAGTCGTCTGCACGCACTACCACCCGGATCATTGCGGCCTCGGAGCGACGCTCGTCGACGCGGGCGCCGAGGTGATGATGACCGCGCGGGACGCAGCCTCGCTCGCCGTGTTCTTCGACGATCCTGCGTCGGACTCCCGCAGATCGACGTTCTTCGGCCGCCACCGGATACCGGCGGACTTCGAGACGCGTGTGGCGGCGATGTTCCCGTTCTTCCGGAGCCTCCAGGAGCCGTTCCGCCCGACGCGAACCCTCACGGACGGCGAGGTCGTGCGCCTCGCCGGGATCCCGTTCGAGATCATCCACACGCCGGGCCACACCCGCGGCCACGTCTGCCTGCTCGAGCCCGAGAGCGGGATCCTCCTCACCGGGGATCACGTGACGCCCGGGGAGGCCACCCACGTCTCGATGCGCGAGGAGGCGGTCGGGACCGATCCGCTCGGCGCGTTCCTCGACTCGCTCGAGCGCGTCCGCGCGCTCGGTCCGCGCCTCGGCCTCTCCGGACACGGCGCGCCGATCCCGGACGCCTCCCTTCGCGCCGACGAGATCCTCAGGCACCACGCGGCCCGTATCGCGCGCGTCGCCGCCGCGCTCAAGCCCGCGCCGGCCGAGGCGTACGACCTCTGCCTCGAGGTGTTCGGCGATCGCCGCAAGGTGTTCGCCCGCTGGCTGGCGATGTCGCAGACGCTCGCCTACCTCGAGCATCTCGTGCACCGGGGCCGCGCCCAGGAAGTGGCGCTGGAAGGTGGGCTGGCGTACCGTTGCGTCTGA
- a CDS encoding cation diffusion facilitator family transporter, translating into MDASREKVRVAALSVLSNGALVAGKIVVGTLTGSVSVLSEAIHSGIDLLASLIALIAVRTSGKPADPEHPWGHEKVENLSGAIEAILIFVAAIWIIYESVDKLLHPKPLDAIGLGVGIMALSSVVNLVVSRALFRVGKETDSVALVADAWHLRTDVYTSLGVMAGLGIITLGGIFLPKVDLSWLDPAIAICVAVLIMKAAFQLTRQSIADLLDTSMPENERVWITSFLRHEIREACGFHRLRTRKAGATRFVEFHLLVEPDMHVDDSHAITDRITAEMRERFPGCNVTIHIEPCDGSCEDACVAGCLVAADEREARSSKFRGGR; encoded by the coding sequence TTGGACGCTTCACGGGAAAAGGTCCGCGTCGCCGCGCTCTCCGTGCTGTCGAACGGCGCGCTCGTGGCCGGCAAGATCGTGGTCGGGACCCTCACCGGCTCAGTGTCGGTGCTGTCCGAGGCGATCCACTCGGGCATCGACCTCCTCGCGTCGCTCATCGCCCTGATCGCCGTGCGCACCTCCGGCAAGCCCGCGGACCCGGAGCACCCGTGGGGGCACGAGAAGGTCGAGAACCTCTCGGGCGCGATCGAGGCGATCCTCATCTTCGTAGCCGCGATCTGGATCATCTACGAATCGGTCGACAAGCTGCTCCACCCGAAACCGCTCGACGCGATCGGGCTCGGCGTCGGGATCATGGCGCTCTCGTCGGTCGTCAACTTGGTCGTCTCGCGCGCCCTGTTCCGAGTGGGCAAGGAGACCGACTCGGTGGCGCTCGTCGCTGACGCGTGGCACCTGCGGACCGACGTCTACACATCCCTCGGCGTGATGGCCGGCCTCGGGATCATCACGCTCGGCGGGATCTTCCTCCCGAAGGTCGACCTCTCGTGGCTGGATCCCGCGATCGCGATCTGCGTCGCGGTGCTCATCATGAAGGCCGCGTTCCAGCTCACGCGCCAGTCGATCGCCGATCTGCTGGACACGTCGATGCCGGAAAACGAGAGGGTGTGGATCACGTCCTTCCTCCGCCACGAGATCCGGGAGGCGTGCGGCTTCCACCGGCTGCGCACGCGGAAGGCTGGCGCCACGCGGTTCGTGGAGTTCCACCTGCTCGTGGAGCCGGACATGCACGTCGACGACTCGCACGCGATCACGGATCGGATCACGGCCGAGATGCGGGAACGCTTCCCGGGGTGCAACGTCACGATCCACATCGAGCCGTGCGACGGGAGCTGCGAGGACGCCTGCGTCGCGGGCTGCCTGGTGGCCGCGGACGAGCGCGAGGCGAGGTCATCGAAGTTTCGGGGCGGCCGCTGA